One window of Caldisericum exile AZM16c01 genomic DNA carries:
- the wecB gene encoding non-hydrolyzing UDP-N-acetylglucosamine 2-epimerase, with translation MKKKVFLIFGTRPEAIKMYPVYKALKEFKEIETKVIITSQHQEMLRQVIELFNINVDYDLKVMEEKQTLTKITNKVLTGLKDIFDSDHPDILLVHGDTTTTFASALAAFYEKIPVGHVESGLRTYNKYSPFPEEMNRKLTDALTDLYFAPTEKAKENLLREGVNESSIYVTGNTVVDALMEIIQKNIKIDLPVNSNEKYIVVTAHRRENWGKPMEEICNAIKSIAEEFGNEFKIVFSVHKNPIVRETVKRILSDTQNIILVEPMDYLSFVKLLSRADLILTDSGGIQEEAPTLRKPVLLMRDTTERPEAIESGVVRLVGTNKERIISEVEKILKNKEEYEKMISNKNPFGDGKAGIRIAKIVFDYLLNGGNDGIS, from the coding sequence ATGAAAAAGAAAGTTTTTCTCATTTTTGGAACAAGACCAGAAGCAATAAAAATGTATCCCGTTTATAAGGCTTTGAAAGAATTTAAAGAAATTGAAACAAAGGTTATTATAACAAGTCAGCACCAAGAAATGCTACGACAAGTAATTGAACTTTTCAATATTAATGTTGATTATGACCTTAAAGTAATGGAAGAAAAGCAAACACTAACGAAGATTACAAATAAAGTTTTAACCGGGCTGAAAGACATATTTGATAGTGATCACCCTGATATTCTTCTTGTTCACGGAGACACTACTACTACGTTTGCATCAGCGCTTGCAGCGTTCTACGAAAAGATTCCTGTAGGTCATGTTGAATCAGGACTAAGAACCTATAATAAATATTCTCCTTTCCCAGAAGAAATGAACAGAAAATTAACCGATGCACTAACTGATCTGTACTTCGCGCCTACCGAAAAGGCGAAAGAAAACCTTCTAAGAGAAGGCGTGAATGAAAGTTCAATTTATGTAACGGGCAATACTGTTGTAGATGCACTAATGGAAATTATTCAAAAGAACATAAAAATTGATTTGCCAGTAAACTCAAACGAGAAATACATAGTAGTAACTGCTCATAGAAGAGAAAATTGGGGAAAGCCTATGGAAGAGATCTGCAATGCAATAAAATCTATAGCAGAAGAATTTGGAAATGAGTTTAAAATTGTGTTTTCAGTCCATAAAAACCCAATAGTGAGAGAAACCGTAAAAAGAATTTTAAGCGATACACAGAACATAATTCTCGTTGAACCTATGGACTATCTTTCTTTTGTAAAACTTCTATCAAGAGCAGATCTAATCCTTACTGACTCAGGTGGAATCCAAGAAGAGGCACCGACATTACGGAAACCAGTACTTCTAATGAGAGACACAACAGAAAGACCAGAGGCAATAGAAAGTGGAGTAGTAAGACTTGTTGGAACTAACAAAGAAAGAATTATTTCCGAAGTAGAGAAAATTCTAAAAAATAAAGAAGAATATGAGAAAATGATTTCAAACAAAAATCCATTTGGAGATGGTAAGGCAGGAATTAGAATAGCAAAAATTGTTTTTGATTATCTTTTGAACGGAGGAAACGATGGAATATCTTGA
- a CDS encoding glycosyltransferase family 4 protein translates to MKEIIGFINKNFFNISYYFLIGFFVSSFSTPLAIFLGNKFKIIDLPKASDRKKIHKEPVPRSGGISIYISIVILFLIIQKFNKQFLGIILGATILFFGLLMDDKYGLTVRQKFSVQFLSAFIAIFTGTQFTQLSIPFTDTVIKIGFLGSILTALWIVGLINAINIIDGLDGLASGVSAIASFFLAITAMYKGHLNLALILIGLCGSLVAFLIYNFHPARVFLGDSGAGLLGYMLSIISIVGAYKTTTLLSVALPIFVLGIPIAEVFTSIIRRIMHGGSPFKYDTEHIHYRLLKKGLSQRKIALIYYIITLVLSVTGVILTFGVK, encoded by the coding sequence ATGAAAGAAATAATTGGTTTTATAAATAAAAACTTTTTTAACATTTCTTACTATTTCCTAATCGGATTTTTTGTATCCTCGTTTTCTACACCGCTTGCAATTTTTTTGGGAAATAAATTTAAGATAATAGACTTACCAAAAGCAAGTGATAGAAAAAAGATACACAAAGAGCCAGTCCCCAGGTCAGGTGGTATATCGATTTACATCTCGATTGTTATATTATTTCTTATCATTCAAAAATTTAATAAGCAGTTTCTCGGTATTATTTTAGGCGCTACAATTTTATTCTTTGGCCTTTTAATGGATGATAAATATGGATTAACTGTTAGACAAAAATTCTCCGTGCAATTTCTTTCTGCATTCATAGCAATTTTTACTGGAACTCAGTTTACTCAATTATCAATCCCATTTACTGATACCGTCATTAAAATTGGATTTCTGGGAAGCATTTTAACTGCGCTTTGGATTGTTGGGCTTATAAACGCAATAAATATTATAGATGGACTTGATGGACTAGCTTCAGGTGTCTCTGCTATTGCTTCATTCTTTCTTGCTATAACTGCTATGTATAAAGGACATTTAAATCTTGCTCTAATTCTTATAGGACTCTGCGGAAGTCTTGTTGCGTTCCTCATTTATAATTTTCATCCTGCCCGAGTATTCTTGGGCGATTCTGGAGCAGGACTTTTAGGATATATGCTATCTATCATTTCAATAGTAGGCGCCTATAAGACAACAACGCTTCTTTCAGTTGCTCTTCCAATATTTGTCCTTGGCATTCCAATAGCGGAGGTTTTTACATCCATAATAAGAAGAATTATGCACGGCGGTTCCCCTTTCAAATATGACACTGAGCATATACACTACAGGCTACTCAAGAAGGGGCTTTCGCAAAGAAAAATAGCTTTAATCTACTATATAATAACATTAGTTCTCTCAGTAACCGGAGTTATACTTACATTTGGAGTAAAATGA
- the upp gene encoding uracil phosphoribosyltransferase, translating into MENVNLIRHPLIQHKLTYLRKKETNPKEFRELVKELSALMVYEIFRDTKLKEVEIETPIEKTKSYVIDEDIAIVPILRAGIVMAEGILDLIPQARVGYIGIYRDPQTLEPVEYYSKLPTNIENSSVFVVDPMLATGGSASKAITVVKEAHAKKIFFVCLISAPEGIKKIELDHPDVKIYTIAIDEKLNSHGYIVPGLGDAGDRLFGTK; encoded by the coding sequence ATGGAGAATGTAAATTTGATAAGACACCCACTTATACAGCACAAACTTACTTATCTTAGAAAAAAAGAAACAAATCCAAAAGAGTTTCGAGAGTTAGTAAAGGAACTTTCGGCTTTGATGGTGTATGAAATTTTTAGAGACACAAAACTTAAAGAAGTTGAAATAGAAACTCCAATTGAAAAAACAAAAAGTTATGTCATTGACGAGGATATTGCAATTGTTCCAATACTCCGTGCAGGAATTGTAATGGCAGAAGGTATTCTTGATTTAATTCCACAAGCACGTGTTGGTTACATTGGAATTTACAGAGATCCTCAGACACTTGAACCTGTTGAATACTACAGTAAATTACCTACAAACATTGAAAATTCTTCAGTTTTTGTGGTGGATCCAATGCTTGCAACGGGAGGCTCTGCCTCAAAGGCAATAACAGTTGTGAAAGAAGCACATGCAAAAAAGATTTTCTTTGTTTGTCTTATTTCTGCACCAGAAGGAATTAAAAAGATAGAGCTCGACCATCCCGATGTTAAGATCTACACAATAGCAATCGACGAAAAATTGAATTCCCACGGTTATATTGTGCCCGGTTTGGGAGATGCAGGAGACAGACTTTTTGGAACAAAATGA
- a CDS encoding serine hydroxymethyltransferase encodes MELAQAMQNELERQRTKLELIASENYVMEPVLEAQGSVLTNKYAEGYPKRRYYGGCEYIDVVETLAIERAKELFKAEGANVQPHSGTQANFAVYFATMNPGDTLLGMDLSAGGHLSHGSPVSVTGKYFNAVHYGVDKETELIDYNQVEDLAKQYKPKVIVAGASAYPRFIDFEKFATIAKSVGAYLMVDMAHIAGLVAAGVHPSPIPYADFVTTTTHKTLRGPRGGMILFKKEHEKILNKAVFPGIQGGPLEHVIAAKAVALKLAMTDEFKEYQKQVVVNAKALANALMKRGFRLITNGTDNHLLSIDLRSKNITGKEAERLLDSVYITTNKESIPFDPLPPTETSGLRLGTPALTTRGMKETEMEYIAELIDRAIESRNDEKKLELIRNEVLELTKKFPIYPNISYI; translated from the coding sequence ATGGAATTAGCACAAGCGATGCAAAATGAACTTGAAAGACAAAGAACGAAACTCGAACTTATTGCATCTGAAAATTATGTTATGGAGCCTGTTCTTGAAGCTCAAGGATCCGTCTTAACAAACAAATACGCTGAAGGATATCCAAAGAGAAGGTATTATGGTGGCTGTGAGTATATTGATGTTGTAGAAACTCTTGCTATAGAAAGAGCAAAAGAACTCTTCAAAGCAGAAGGAGCAAACGTGCAACCGCACTCTGGAACTCAAGCAAATTTTGCAGTCTATTTTGCTACAATGAACCCAGGTGATACATTACTTGGCATGGATCTTTCGGCAGGCGGACATCTAAGCCACGGGAGTCCAGTAAGTGTTACTGGTAAGTACTTCAATGCTGTGCACTACGGAGTAGATAAAGAGACAGAGCTTATCGATTACAATCAGGTTGAGGACCTTGCAAAACAATACAAACCAAAAGTTATAGTTGCTGGAGCAAGTGCATATCCAAGGTTTATCGACTTTGAAAAATTTGCAACGATTGCAAAAAGTGTTGGGGCGTATCTTATGGTTGACATGGCTCATATTGCAGGCTTGGTTGCGGCAGGAGTTCATCCCTCTCCTATTCCTTATGCCGACTTTGTAACCACAACGACCCATAAAACTCTTCGAGGTCCAAGAGGTGGCATGATCCTGTTTAAAAAGGAACATGAAAAAATACTCAACAAAGCTGTCTTTCCTGGAATTCAAGGTGGCCCACTCGAGCATGTAATTGCGGCAAAGGCTGTTGCACTAAAATTAGCAATGACTGATGAATTTAAAGAATACCAAAAACAAGTCGTAGTCAACGCAAAGGCACTTGCAAATGCATTAATGAAACGTGGTTTCAGACTCATAACAAACGGAACTGACAATCATTTGCTTTCAATAGATTTAAGGTCTAAAAACATTACTGGCAAGGAAGCAGAAAGGCTTTTGGATTCCGTTTATATAACAACTAATAAAGAGTCTATTCCATTTGATCCTCTTCCACCAACAGAAACAAGTGGTTTAAGATTAGGTACCCCTGCTCTTACAACTCGAGGAATGAAAGAAACCGAAATGGAATACATAGCAGAACTCATAGACAGAGCAATCGAATCAAGAAACGACGAAAAGAAATTAGAATTAATTAGAAACGAAGTGTTAGAACTAACAAAAAAGTTTCCTATTTATCCCAACATATCGTATATATAA
- a CDS encoding ComF family protein, translated as MEELIKKFKFEGYKVLSKFFSPLILNFIELNNIKFDFVSFVPMSKKEFRARGYNQTYLLAKDISLKTKKPIIENLYKIRETKKQTNLSKKERIENLKNAFIVEGEYSGNILIFDDVYTTGSTAKEVTKAFKKSIKNGNIYFVALSQTFN; from the coding sequence ATGGAAGAACTGATAAAAAAGTTTAAATTTGAAGGTTATAAGGTTTTATCAAAATTTTTTTCACCTCTAATTCTCAACTTTATTGAATTAAACAATATAAAATTTGACTTCGTAAGTTTTGTACCAATGTCAAAAAAAGAATTTAGAGCACGAGGCTATAACCAGACATATCTTCTTGCAAAAGATATTTCGCTCAAAACCAAAAAACCTATTATTGAAAATCTTTATAAGATTAGGGAAACAAAAAAGCAAACAAATCTCTCCAAGAAGGAACGAATTGAAAACTTAAAAAATGCCTTTATTGTAGAAGGAGAATACTCTGGAAACATTTTAATATTTGACGATGTTTACACAACAGGAAGTACTGCAAAAGAAGTTACAAAGGCTTTTAAAAAAAGTATAAAAAACGGAAATATTTATTTTGTTGCACTATCTCAAACTTTTAATTAA